From Candidatus Dormiibacterota bacterium, the proteins below share one genomic window:
- a CDS encoding NAD(P)/FAD-dependent oxidoreductase has product MALEQRRPDMIEALFLPDGWWRDLLAFTWDLRTFHGTGAITGALTAALEDTRPSDFRLTEGREPATVEIDENTRWVQAFFDFETGVASGSGFFRLMPTGDGEGPWKAWTVLTTMDALKGFEEQLGPRRARGVIHGEQRARQSWLERREAVREFTDTEPRVVVIGAGQGGLTIAARLGQLGVDTLVVERNLRVGDNWRNRYRSLVLHDPVWYDHMPYLPFPPHWPVFTPKDKLAGWFETYVAAMELNVWTGTEFLGGEYDDEARRWTVRVRRQDGTQRTLHPHHVVVATGMSGVPKMPEIPGVDKFAGTVRHSSAHGGGREFTGRKAVVVGSCNSGHDIAHDFWEQGADVTMVQRSSSYVMSSENGIAILFAGIYEEGGPPVEDADMMFSSLPFPLVGELHKQATRVLADLDGELLAGLEKAGFKVDFGDDGSGLFMKYLTRGGGYYIDVGASQLIVDGKIKIKQGVEIERFTEGGVVFTDGTSLAADVVVLATGYQNMRESARQLLGDKVADRCSPVWGLDDEGELRTIWRRSGHDRLWFMGGNLQQARTYSKFLALQITADEENLLPGTPS; this is encoded by the coding sequence GTGGCACTCGAGCAGCGTCGCCCGGACATGATCGAGGCGCTCTTCCTGCCCGACGGCTGGTGGCGCGACCTGCTCGCCTTCACCTGGGACCTGCGGACCTTCCACGGCACCGGCGCCATCACCGGTGCCCTCACCGCGGCGCTCGAGGACACCCGCCCCAGCGACTTCCGGCTCACCGAGGGCAGGGAACCCGCCACCGTCGAGATCGACGAGAACACCAGGTGGGTGCAGGCCTTTTTCGACTTCGAGACCGGCGTCGCCAGCGGCTCCGGATTCTTCCGGTTGATGCCGACCGGCGACGGTGAGGGTCCCTGGAAGGCCTGGACGGTGCTCACGACGATGGACGCGCTGAAGGGCTTCGAGGAGCAGCTCGGCCCCCGGCGCGCCAGGGGCGTGATCCACGGCGAACAGCGAGCCCGCCAGAGCTGGCTCGAGCGGCGTGAGGCGGTGCGGGAGTTCACCGACACCGAGCCGCGGGTGGTGGTCATCGGTGCCGGTCAGGGCGGCCTCACCATCGCGGCGCGTCTCGGGCAACTCGGTGTGGACACCCTCGTTGTCGAGCGCAACCTCCGGGTCGGGGACAACTGGCGCAACCGGTACCGTTCGCTGGTTCTGCACGACCCGGTCTGGTACGACCACATGCCGTACCTGCCCTTCCCGCCTCACTGGCCGGTCTTCACTCCGAAGGACAAGCTCGCCGGCTGGTTCGAGACGTACGTGGCGGCCATGGAGCTCAACGTGTGGACGGGGACGGAGTTCCTGGGCGGCGAGTACGACGACGAGGCCCGGCGGTGGACGGTGCGGGTCCGCCGCCAGGACGGCACCCAGCGGACGCTGCACCCCCACCACGTCGTGGTGGCCACCGGAATGAGCGGCGTACCGAAGATGCCGGAGATCCCCGGCGTCGACAAGTTCGCCGGGACGGTCCGCCATTCGAGCGCCCACGGCGGTGGGCGGGAATTCACCGGCCGCAAGGCCGTCGTGGTCGGCTCCTGCAACAGCGGGCACGACATCGCCCACGACTTCTGGGAGCAGGGTGCAGATGTCACCATGGTGCAGCGCTCCAGCAGCTACGTGATGAGCAGCGAGAACGGCATCGCCATTCTCTTCGCAGGGATCTACGAGGAGGGTGGCCCGCCGGTGGAGGACGCGGACATGATGTTCTCGTCGCTGCCGTTCCCGCTGGTCGGCGAGTTGCACAAACAGGCGACCAGGGTGCTCGCCGACCTCGACGGGGAGCTGCTCGCCGGCTTGGAGAAGGCCGGATTCAAGGTCGATTTCGGCGACGACGGCAGTGGCCTGTTCATGAAGTACCTCACTCGGGGCGGTGGCTACTACATCGACGTCGGTGCCTCCCAGCTCATCGTCGACGGCAAGATCAAGATCAAGCAGGGCGTCGAGATCGAGCGGTTCACCGAGGGCGGCGTCGTCTTCACCGACGGAACCTCGTTGGCCGCCGACGTGGTCGTGCTGGCGACGGGCTACCAGAACATGCGCGAGAGCGCCCGTCAGCTGCTGGGGGACAAGGTCGCCGATCGCTGCTCGCCGGTATGGGGCCTCGACGACGAGGGTGAGCTCCGCACGATCTGGCGCCGCTCCGGCCATGACCGTCTCTGGTTCATGGGCGGAAACCTCCAGCAGGCTCGCACATACTCGAAGTTCCTGGCCCTGCAGATCACAGCCGACGAGGAGAACCTGCTCCCCGGCACCCCGAGCTGA